The following are encoded in a window of Lampris incognitus isolate fLamInc1 chromosome 15, fLamInc1.hap2, whole genome shotgun sequence genomic DNA:
- the vipas39 gene encoding spermatogenesis-defective protein 39 homolog isoform X1: MMMGKADEDEYWNSSKFKAFTFDDEDDELSRLKESKKAVNSILAEEEDDEDDVEKVSWSGEPVGSISWSVKETASSLWSAEDPREQGFPKIDTTPSLPKNSSGYSLSSLFKGKTKGGGLQSFSESFSDPSSRHYAPQLRKPKSEYKDYISDWSPEETVKRMRQGKTVSLERFRSLQEKLLLLDEAVTANDGNVITAILIYLKKSLNKEILFRELESRETALRHFIHYLKETGEQRALLELLRALGRMDDMALLQYKEHLSIKDENKRRDFLKSCLSLPFSPEDAVYVQDHYTLLERQIIIEAADRQAESRNQADVFKKFPRKASILNMPLITTLYYCCFYHYTEQEGSYSSPANIRKTFRIAEKQYFLTALGARAKLKAWFDVDALFTSKSWLGYSRKKSPIAFHRVVEVLHKNNAPVQVLQEYVTLVDDTELKVSLAQKYKCHDVVIHAYRELKDRQQLLAYRGKVERGSTEDRKIEELLNNPQIRWKN, from the exons ATGATGATGGGGAAGGCAGATGAAGACGAGTACTGGAACAGCTCCAAGTTTAAAGCCTTCACGTTTGACGATGAAGACGACGAGCTCAGCAGG CTTAAAGAGTCTAAGAAGGCAGTGAACAGCATCCTGGCAGAGGAagaggatgatgaagatgatgtggaGAAGGTCAGCTGGAGTGGAGAGCCTGTTGGAA GTATTTCCTGGTCTGTCAAAGAGACTGCCTCCAGTCTTTGGTCAGCTGAAGATCCTAGAGAACAAGGCTTCCCTAAAATCGATACAACGCCTTCACTCCCCAAGAATAGCTCTGGGTACTCTCTCAGTTCACTTTTCAAAG GGAAGACCAAAGGTGGAGGCCTGCAGTCTTTCTCTGAGT CGTTCAGTGACCCATCTAGCAGACATTATGCCCCACAGCTGCGGAAACCAAAATCTGAATACAAG GACTACATCAGTGATTGGTCCCCTGAGGAGACTGTCAAAAGAATGCGTCAAGGAAAG ACGGTGTCTCTGGAGAGGTTCCGTTCTCTTCAGGAAAAACTGCTGCTGTTGGACGAGGCAGTCACTGCCAACGACGGGAATGTCATCACAGCA ATTTTGATTTATTTAAAGAAGTCTTTAAATAAAG AGATACTGTTCAGGGAGTTGGAGTCCAGAGAGACGGCTCTGAGAcatttcatccattatctgaaggaGACAGGGGAACAGagagccctgctggagctgctcaG GGCTCTGGGCAGGATGGACGACATGGCG CTGCTGCAGTATAAAGAACATCTGAGTATAAAAGATGAAAACAAGAGAAGAGACTTCCTAAAAAGCTGCCTGAG TCTCCCGTTTTCTCCAGAGGATGCAGTTTATGTCCAGGATCACTACACCCTGCTGGAGAGACAGATCATCATcgag gcagcagacagacaggcagagagcagGAACCAGGCAGATGTCTTTAAAAAATTCCCTCGGAAAGCCTCCATTCTCAACATGCCGCTCATCACCACACTGTACTACTGCTGCTTCTACCACTACACAGAGCAAGAG GGAAGCTACAGTAGTCCAGCCAACATCCGCAAGACTTTCAGG ATTGCGGAGAAGCAGTATTTCCTGACGGCTCTGGGGGCGAGAGCCAAGCTGAAGGCATGGTTTGATGTGGATGCTTTATTCACTTCGAAGAGCTGGCTTGGCTACAGCCGGAAGAAATCCCCCATCGCCTTCCACCGGGTGGTGGAGGTCCTGCACAAAAACAACGCCCCGGTCCAG GTCTTACAGGAATATGTGACCCTGGTGGACGACACGGAGCTCAAAGTGTCTCTGGCCCAGAAATATAAATGTCACGACGTTGTCATCCAT GCGTACCGGGAGCTGAAGGACCGACAGCAGTTGTTAGCATACCGGGGGAAGGTGGAGAGAGGTtctacagaggacaggaagatagAAGAGCTTCTGAACaaccct CAAATCCGATGGAAAAACTGA
- the vipas39 gene encoding spermatogenesis-defective protein 39 homolog isoform X2, whose translation MMMGKADEDEYWNSSKFKAFTFDDEDDELSRLKESKKAVNSILAEEEDDEDDVEKVSWSGEPVGSISWSVKETASSLWSAEDPREQGFPKIDTTPSLPKNSSGYSLSSLFKGKTKGGGLQSFSESFSDPSSRHYAPQLRKPKSEYKDYISDWSPEETVKRMRQGKTVSLERFRSLQEKLLLLDEAVTANDGNVITAILIYLKKSLNKEILFRELESRETALRHFIHYLKETGEQRALLELLRALGRMDDMALLQYKEHLSIKDENKRRDFLKSCLSLPFSPEDAVYVQDHYTLLERQIIIEAADRQAESRNQADVFKKFPRKASILNMPLITTLYYCCFYHYTEQEIAEKQYFLTALGARAKLKAWFDVDALFTSKSWLGYSRKKSPIAFHRVVEVLHKNNAPVQVLQEYVTLVDDTELKVSLAQKYKCHDVVIHAYRELKDRQQLLAYRGKVERGSTEDRKIEELLNNPQIRWKN comes from the exons ATGATGATGGGGAAGGCAGATGAAGACGAGTACTGGAACAGCTCCAAGTTTAAAGCCTTCACGTTTGACGATGAAGACGACGAGCTCAGCAGG CTTAAAGAGTCTAAGAAGGCAGTGAACAGCATCCTGGCAGAGGAagaggatgatgaagatgatgtggaGAAGGTCAGCTGGAGTGGAGAGCCTGTTGGAA GTATTTCCTGGTCTGTCAAAGAGACTGCCTCCAGTCTTTGGTCAGCTGAAGATCCTAGAGAACAAGGCTTCCCTAAAATCGATACAACGCCTTCACTCCCCAAGAATAGCTCTGGGTACTCTCTCAGTTCACTTTTCAAAG GGAAGACCAAAGGTGGAGGCCTGCAGTCTTTCTCTGAGT CGTTCAGTGACCCATCTAGCAGACATTATGCCCCACAGCTGCGGAAACCAAAATCTGAATACAAG GACTACATCAGTGATTGGTCCCCTGAGGAGACTGTCAAAAGAATGCGTCAAGGAAAG ACGGTGTCTCTGGAGAGGTTCCGTTCTCTTCAGGAAAAACTGCTGCTGTTGGACGAGGCAGTCACTGCCAACGACGGGAATGTCATCACAGCA ATTTTGATTTATTTAAAGAAGTCTTTAAATAAAG AGATACTGTTCAGGGAGTTGGAGTCCAGAGAGACGGCTCTGAGAcatttcatccattatctgaaggaGACAGGGGAACAGagagccctgctggagctgctcaG GGCTCTGGGCAGGATGGACGACATGGCG CTGCTGCAGTATAAAGAACATCTGAGTATAAAAGATGAAAACAAGAGAAGAGACTTCCTAAAAAGCTGCCTGAG TCTCCCGTTTTCTCCAGAGGATGCAGTTTATGTCCAGGATCACTACACCCTGCTGGAGAGACAGATCATCATcgag gcagcagacagacaggcagagagcagGAACCAGGCAGATGTCTTTAAAAAATTCCCTCGGAAAGCCTCCATTCTCAACATGCCGCTCATCACCACACTGTACTACTGCTGCTTCTACCACTACACAGAGCAAGAG ATTGCGGAGAAGCAGTATTTCCTGACGGCTCTGGGGGCGAGAGCCAAGCTGAAGGCATGGTTTGATGTGGATGCTTTATTCACTTCGAAGAGCTGGCTTGGCTACAGCCGGAAGAAATCCCCCATCGCCTTCCACCGGGTGGTGGAGGTCCTGCACAAAAACAACGCCCCGGTCCAG GTCTTACAGGAATATGTGACCCTGGTGGACGACACGGAGCTCAAAGTGTCTCTGGCCCAGAAATATAAATGTCACGACGTTGTCATCCAT GCGTACCGGGAGCTGAAGGACCGACAGCAGTTGTTAGCATACCGGGGGAAGGTGGAGAGAGGTtctacagaggacaggaagatagAAGAGCTTCTGAACaaccct CAAATCCGATGGAAAAACTGA